Proteins from a genomic interval of Oceanispirochaeta crateris:
- a CDS encoding formylglycine-generating enzyme family protein, with the protein MKIRFVITLALTTFLSTCSAEKLTIDQDLVFVEGEEFILGKENLTSHLVRVKLDDFYISKYETTVEQWELFLEDTKIPYLWRDKYTDTRIESPYSDSPIPVHWIQAVEYLNWVSRKYGLEECYVINGEDVEWIREANGYRLLTDAEWEYAARGGNLSKGYEFSGSNDLDEVAWTGWNSANTAHPVGIKKSNELGLFDMSGNMSEWCWDLSFDYPNNLSVLLSKPIGPSKGEYLKIKDEYYRISRGGSYGTVDEFQFTPFYRTGSFEKGTGSGGLGLRLARNAPIESP; encoded by the coding sequence ATGAAAATAAGATTTGTTATTACTTTAGCTTTAACTACATTTTTAAGTACATGCTCTGCTGAAAAATTGACTATTGATCAAGATCTGGTCTTTGTAGAAGGTGAAGAATTCATCCTTGGAAAAGAAAATCTTACATCTCATCTTGTTCGGGTGAAACTGGATGATTTTTATATTTCCAAATATGAAACAACGGTAGAACAGTGGGAGTTGTTCCTAGAAGATACAAAAATCCCTTATCTCTGGAGAGATAAGTACACAGATACAAGAATTGAATCTCCATACTCTGACTCTCCTATTCCTGTTCATTGGATTCAGGCTGTTGAATATTTAAATTGGGTGAGCAGGAAATATGGCCTCGAAGAATGCTATGTCATTAATGGTGAAGATGTTGAATGGATAAGAGAAGCAAATGGATACCGATTGCTAACAGATGCAGAATGGGAATATGCTGCACGTGGTGGAAATCTATCAAAAGGGTATGAATTTTCTGGAAGTAATGACCTTGATGAGGTCGCTTGGACTGGATGGAATTCTGCTAATACTGCCCATCCAGTTGGCATAAAGAAGTCAAACGAATTGGGGTTATTTGATATGAGCGGAAATATGAGTGAGTGGTGTTGGGATTTGTCATTTGATTATCCCAACAACCTTTCAGTCTTACTATCTAAACCAATAGGGCCATCTAAGGGTGAATATCTAAAAATTAAGGATGAATATTATCGTATTTCTCGTGGAGGATCGTATGGGACTGTAGATGAATTTCAATTTACTCCATTTTATCGAACAGGTTCTTTTGAAAAAGGAACAGGTTCAGGTGGTTTAGGTCTTCGATTAGCCCGAAACGCACCAATTGAATCTCCCTAA
- the istB gene encoding IS21-like element helper ATPase IstB — translation MNVLQETIENRMNDLGLEFMAAGLESYLEAQSHTENTLSQSIADLLELEYIPRRERAAKSRLKLSGMPSIKLLDDFDLSWLKGGLTASQLSELSSLAFIERKENLVLMGPSGLGKTHLMLALAHKACQNGYTVWYTSCIDLMENLTHAREQGRLKRKLTWLRKPHLILVDEVGYENLSKEQANLFFQIVNTRYEQGSMIITTNKPFGRWAEILDDVAIATATIDRLLHHAHVLSLKGDSYRMKDRLKIGIVDPV, via the coding sequence ATGAACGTACTGCAAGAGACTATAGAAAACAGAATGAACGACCTTGGTCTGGAATTTATGGCTGCAGGACTGGAAAGTTACCTTGAAGCTCAATCTCACACAGAGAATACTCTTTCCCAATCAATCGCTGATTTACTGGAACTGGAATATATTCCTCGCAGGGAACGGGCAGCCAAAAGCCGGCTGAAACTCTCAGGAATGCCGTCGATTAAGCTATTAGACGACTTTGATCTATCTTGGTTGAAAGGAGGCCTGACGGCATCCCAGTTATCAGAATTATCCAGCTTGGCTTTCATTGAACGAAAGGAAAACCTGGTACTGATGGGGCCCAGTGGTCTTGGGAAAACCCATCTAATGCTGGCTCTGGCTCACAAAGCCTGTCAGAACGGATATACCGTCTGGTACACCAGCTGTATTGATCTGATGGAAAATTTGACTCATGCACGAGAACAAGGGCGATTGAAACGGAAGCTGACCTGGCTGCGTAAGCCACACCTGATTCTGGTTGATGAAGTGGGTTATGAAAATCTGTCAAAAGAACAGGCAAATCTGTTTTTCCAGATCGTGAATACACGTTACGAACAGGGCAGTATGATCATCACCACTAATAAGCCTTTCGGCCGGTGGGCAGAGATTTTAGACGATGTAGCCATTGCCACGGCAACCATCGACAGACTACTTCATCATGCTCATGTACTGAGCCTTAAAGGGGATTCATACCGGATGAAAGATCGGTTGAAAATAGGGATCGTTGATCCTGTTTAA
- the istA gene encoding IS21 family transposase — MHVARIMANQGHTQKYIAEYLGVSDRMVRKYLNPEFGTHPRKTRESILKPFYPIIEDTLENDPYFNLVYLHERLKNAGYTGKMTILRNYARQHRKKLIEKAVIRFETEPGRQAQVDWKECGKMEIDGRFQKVYAFVMLLGYSRIPFVLFTLDMTTSTLLQAHLMAFKYFGAVPKEILYDNMRTAWYNSGSVWQVNSKLLEFASTCGFTPLRCQVRRPQTKGKVERFIGYLGHSFLIRNEVAQAGTLKDLNHAVSQWINTIVEKQMSQFRETRKERFEYEKAFMNPWNPAAAPDVRLIKEIIVSREGVICYETNKYSVPAQNIGRTAVLKVDTLMRTGEIFIYEESVRSFDLLPKGSKSESIRQEDRESLLKRWKRENRRETKKVVARVPETNNLPKSPLMQTEVEVRHPGSYDRLMGVTA; from the coding sequence ATGCATGTAGCACGCATCATGGCCAATCAAGGCCATACCCAAAAGTATATCGCTGAATATCTTGGAGTTAGCGACCGGATGGTTAGAAAATACCTAAATCCGGAGTTTGGAACTCATCCCAGAAAGACCCGGGAAAGTATCCTAAAACCATTCTACCCCATAATAGAAGATACTCTGGAAAATGATCCATACTTTAATCTGGTTTACCTTCACGAAAGGCTAAAAAATGCCGGTTACACCGGCAAAATGACTATTCTTAGAAACTATGCACGTCAACACAGAAAAAAGCTCATTGAAAAAGCAGTAATCCGTTTTGAAACAGAACCTGGCCGCCAGGCCCAGGTAGACTGGAAAGAATGCGGAAAAATGGAGATTGATGGTAGATTTCAAAAAGTATATGCATTTGTCATGCTTCTGGGTTACAGCAGAATTCCATTTGTCCTGTTCACTCTAGACATGACCACGTCAACGCTTCTACAGGCTCATCTGATGGCTTTCAAATATTTCGGAGCTGTTCCGAAAGAAATCCTCTATGACAACATGAGAACCGCCTGGTACAACAGCGGCAGTGTCTGGCAAGTAAACTCAAAACTTTTGGAGTTCGCATCAACCTGCGGTTTTACCCCTCTTCGCTGTCAGGTACGCAGACCGCAAACCAAGGGCAAGGTAGAACGTTTTATCGGCTATCTTGGACATAGTTTTCTCATTCGTAATGAGGTAGCTCAAGCCGGTACTTTAAAAGACCTCAATCATGCCGTTTCCCAGTGGATCAATACTATAGTAGAAAAACAGATGAGCCAGTTCCGAGAGACCCGGAAAGAGCGCTTTGAGTACGAAAAGGCATTTATGAATCCCTGGAATCCGGCAGCTGCACCTGATGTAAGGTTAATCAAAGAAATAATTGTTTCCAGAGAAGGTGTAATTTGCTATGAAACAAACAAATACAGTGTCCCGGCACAGAATATCGGACGTACTGCTGTACTGAAAGTGGATACATTGATGAGAACCGGAGAAATCTTTATCTACGAGGAGTCAGTAAGATCCTTTGACCTTCTCCCCAAAGGATCAAAATCAGAATCAATCAGGCAGGAAGACAGAGAGTCTTTGCTGAAGCGTTGGAAAAGGGAGAATCGAAGAGAGACAAAGAAAGTCGTTGCCCGTGTTCCTGAAACAAATAATCTTCCTAAATCTCCACTGATGCAAACAGAAGTTGAAGTTCGCCACCCTGGAAGCTATGACAGGCTTATGGGGGTAACGGCATGA
- a CDS encoding aldo/keto reductase, whose product MIYKTYGKTGKKVSAVGFGGMRFDETKSRQENAELVRYANSKGINYFDTAPGYCSDTSEDIFGEAFKNMPGDFYVSTKGMPTKFDTAEKAIEAVKKSIKRLGVKKIDFYHIWCIRKTDQYELAMKPGGQYEGLLQCQKEGLIDHIVLSSHQTGNEVKQILEDGKIEGILLGMNILNFPYRWEGVETAYEMGYGVVAMNPLGGGSIPTHEKELDFLTEGNESATEAALRFVISCPQITIALNGFTTKEHIDTACRIADEAKPFTDDQISSIKTKVGASMNEACTGCGYCDMCPQEIAIPSFMQVYNEKHVFHKSDEEMKKLLENVYEWGVLAGKSGTASNCTACGLCESECTQHLPIISRLKEFAAWG is encoded by the coding sequence ATGATATATAAAACTTATGGAAAAACCGGAAAGAAAGTCTCAGCTGTAGGATTCGGCGGGATGCGTTTTGATGAAACAAAATCTAGGCAGGAAAATGCCGAATTGGTACGGTATGCAAATAGCAAAGGGATCAACTATTTTGATACAGCACCTGGATACTGTTCCGATACAAGTGAAGATATATTTGGAGAAGCCTTCAAAAATATGCCTGGAGATTTTTATGTTTCAACAAAGGGTATGCCTACAAAATTTGATACAGCTGAGAAAGCTATTGAAGCAGTCAAAAAGTCAATAAAACGACTTGGTGTAAAAAAAATTGATTTCTACCATATCTGGTGTATTAGAAAGACCGATCAATATGAACTGGCGATGAAGCCAGGTGGTCAATATGAAGGTCTATTACAATGCCAGAAAGAAGGTTTAATCGATCACATTGTCTTGTCTTCTCACCAGACGGGTAATGAAGTGAAACAGATACTTGAAGACGGAAAGATCGAGGGTATCTTGCTGGGAATGAATATTTTGAATTTCCCCTATCGCTGGGAAGGTGTGGAAACCGCGTATGAGATGGGTTACGGCGTTGTAGCTATGAATCCTCTAGGAGGAGGATCAATCCCGACACATGAGAAAGAATTAGATTTTCTCACAGAAGGCAATGAATCTGCAACAGAAGCAGCCTTAAGATTTGTGATATCCTGTCCTCAGATTACAATAGCACTAAATGGTTTCACCACGAAGGAACATATCGATACAGCTTGCAGAATTGCAGATGAGGCCAAACCTTTTACAGATGATCAGATTTCATCGATTAAAACGAAAGTTGGAGCCTCAATGAATGAAGCCTGTACCGGTTGTGGATATTGCGATATGTGCCCTCAGGAAATAGCGATTCCAAGCTTCATGCAGGTATACAACGAAAAACATGTTTTTCATAAGAGTGATGAAGAGATGAAAAAGCTTTTGGAAAATGTCTATGAATGGGGTGTTTTAGCTGGTAAAAGTGGAACAGCTTCAAACTGTACAGCTTGCGGTTTATGCGAAAGTGAATGTACACAACACCTCCCTATCATAAGTAGATTGAAAGAGTTTGCTGCCTGGGGATGA
- a CDS encoding MFS transporter produces the protein MINTAAIKKSFQSNRVERYALFLLVMMLFGLGGGLFRGVQDNYLAYLGIDEAGRGIVEFFRELPGLLLFLLLALLYRMAERRIIRLALGFSVAGMIGFLALGTSIVPAVISLTLWSLGEHLIMPVRQSYAIHSAEPGREGAAIGLLRGVENAGQVIGLAIVSLIFLMPSIRSDRDAGGRQGFVIVFIAVACLIILALITSLGIVQSKGKLQRKRLYFRKKYGKYYGLEVFYGARKQVFLTFGPYLLILHYGAKTEYLASILGLCALLNIFFTPLIGRLIDRLGYRTIMIGDTVVLFFVCLFYGFAHRIFPHEIAFIVVSINFVLDWIISNASMASSVYVSRISEDKEEMTSTLSTGISINHLISVAIAFFGGFIWKSFGVEWLFSLAALMAVGNSLFALSIPRVLARENPAEA, from the coding sequence ATGATAAATACAGCAGCCATAAAAAAGTCTTTCCAGTCCAATAGAGTGGAGCGGTATGCTCTGTTCTTACTGGTTATGATGTTGTTCGGACTTGGAGGAGGGCTATTCAGGGGGGTCCAGGATAATTATCTGGCCTATCTGGGAATAGATGAAGCGGGACGGGGTATTGTTGAATTCTTCCGAGAGCTCCCGGGACTCCTCCTATTTTTACTCCTGGCCCTACTCTACCGCATGGCCGAACGACGCATTATCCGTCTGGCTCTAGGATTTTCAGTTGCCGGTATGATTGGATTTTTGGCACTGGGAACATCAATAGTACCAGCAGTCATAAGTCTTACCCTCTGGAGCCTGGGAGAACATTTGATCATGCCCGTACGTCAGTCCTATGCCATCCATTCGGCGGAGCCAGGACGAGAGGGAGCTGCCATCGGACTACTCAGGGGTGTGGAAAATGCAGGACAAGTCATTGGATTGGCTATTGTATCCCTGATATTCCTGATGCCATCAATTAGAAGCGATAGAGATGCCGGTGGAAGACAGGGCTTTGTGATCGTCTTCATCGCCGTGGCATGTCTCATTATCCTGGCTCTGATAACATCCCTAGGTATTGTCCAATCCAAGGGAAAACTGCAACGTAAACGGCTTTATTTTCGTAAAAAGTATGGAAAATATTATGGATTGGAGGTCTTTTACGGCGCCAGAAAGCAGGTTTTTCTAACCTTTGGTCCTTATCTTCTGATCCTTCACTACGGAGCTAAAACGGAATACCTGGCCAGCATATTAGGTCTTTGTGCCCTACTGAATATTTTTTTCACACCCCTGATCGGTCGGCTCATCGACCGCCTTGGCTACAGGACCATTATGATCGGAGATACTGTTGTACTCTTCTTTGTCTGTCTCTTCTATGGCTTTGCCCACAGAATTTTTCCTCATGAGATAGCCTTCATAGTAGTCAGTATCAACTTTGTGCTGGATTGGATCATTTCGAATGCCAGTATGGCCTCCAGTGTTTATGTGAGTAGAATCAGTGAAGACAAAGAGGAAATGACCTCAACCTTATCCACAGGCATTTCTATCAATCATCTGATTAGTGTGGCCATAGCTTTCTTCGGCGGATTCATATGGAAAAGCTTCGGTGTGGAATGGCTCTTCTCTCTCGCTGCTCTCATGGCCGTAGGAAATAGTCTCTTTGCTCTCTCAATCCCTCGCGTGTTGGCCAGGGAAAATCCGGCAGAGGCTTAA
- a CDS encoding B12-binding domain-containing radical SAM protein, whose amino-acid sequence MMKIVIAQPPIRDFYQSPHRHSAMGSLTVQKILEEAGHSITLFNFPSHSGEIHTPPLPRELNYLKAFLITDEKGPVTWFRQRKHFGPSFNDCCQQILSASPERVMISCLAWCYAEEAVLLAKELKKHSPDLPLDIGGAGVSVNPDWFRKTGLFEKVRCGEAEKNMTDLPGVKEESHMITPVLSPAYRAQGKLQYSTMLTRGCPYRCQFCANHLTHGRNFRKIAIEDLLILLEQTHQEEFHLNLEDDNLLADADYFCQFLDSFHFRYPGATLSAENGLDYRHLTHAIINKMIDSGFIRFNLSMASTDSQILSDQNRTGQQELLSDVLFYLKQNQIPAVTYFICGLEGDSLESVSRNLLFLASHPTEIGISPFYAVPGLPGFDKPGDNSLPESPALYCGSSVWPWNKNLTTAQLITAFRLSRFINLLKSENRFLWQNLIQKTLETCRLHTICGSKENKALIEVPLMDNKMSEIVIKNLPENLI is encoded by the coding sequence ATGATGAAGATTGTTATTGCACAACCACCTATTAGAGACTTCTATCAGTCCCCACACCGCCATTCTGCCATGGGTTCTCTCACTGTGCAAAAAATATTAGAAGAGGCTGGTCACTCAATCACTCTCTTTAATTTCCCCTCTCATTCAGGAGAGATTCATACACCCCCTCTTCCGAGGGAGCTGAACTACCTCAAAGCCTTTCTCATTACGGATGAAAAAGGACCGGTTACCTGGTTTAGGCAACGTAAGCATTTTGGTCCCAGTTTCAATGATTGTTGCCAGCAGATACTGTCAGCCAGTCCGGAAAGAGTCATGATCAGCTGTTTAGCCTGGTGTTATGCCGAGGAGGCTGTCCTTTTAGCTAAAGAACTAAAAAAGCACTCTCCTGACCTCCCACTGGACATTGGCGGTGCAGGAGTATCGGTCAACCCAGATTGGTTCAGAAAGACCGGTCTCTTTGAAAAAGTCCGCTGCGGAGAAGCCGAAAAAAACATGACAGACTTACCTGGTGTGAAAGAAGAAAGTCACATGATTACTCCCGTCCTCAGTCCTGCCTATAGAGCCCAGGGAAAACTTCAATACAGTACGATGCTCACCAGGGGGTGTCCTTATCGATGTCAATTCTGTGCCAACCACCTGACTCATGGTAGAAATTTTAGAAAAATCGCTATAGAAGATTTATTGATTCTTCTTGAACAGACCCACCAGGAAGAGTTCCACTTAAACCTGGAAGATGACAACCTTCTGGCAGACGCAGATTATTTCTGCCAGTTCCTGGATTCCTTTCATTTCAGATACCCAGGAGCAACCCTATCGGCAGAAAACGGCCTAGACTACCGCCATCTGACTCATGCGATTATAAATAAGATGATTGATTCAGGATTTATTAGATTCAATCTCTCCATGGCTTCTACCGACAGCCAGATTTTGTCTGATCAGAACCGTACAGGACAGCAGGAATTATTGTCCGATGTATTATTTTACCTGAAACAAAACCAGATCCCGGCTGTAACCTACTTTATATGCGGCCTCGAAGGGGACAGTCTTGAATCGGTCTCGCGGAACCTGTTGTTTCTGGCATCTCATCCAACAGAAATTGGGATATCTCCCTTTTATGCCGTCCCGGGACTACCGGGTTTTGACAAACCTGGTGATAATAGTTTGCCCGAGTCTCCCGCCTTGTATTGCGGCTCTTCGGTCTGGCCCTGGAATAAAAACCTCACCACTGCTCAGCTGATCACGGCTTTCCGTCTGAGCCGGTTTATCAACCTTCTAAAATCAGAAAATAGATTCTTATGGCAAAATCTGATTCAAAAAACATTAGAAACCTGCCGACTCCATACAATCTGCGGCTCAAAAGAGAATAAGGCTCTCATAGAGGTCCCCCTGATGGACAACAAAATGAGCGAAATAGTTATCAAAAACCTACCCGAAAATCTAATATAA
- a CDS encoding AEC family transporter yields MSDLIPALVALFLPIFLGLLCRNGNFIDPSHRIYIQQFAVRVTIPFMVFNSLIVMDLKTAGQFLPMSLGFFLFLGIVWLISWGILTFLAPKSRWVNKYKAELFMLAISGNIGYICWKLHELLIGADGLQRGIFYTSFFWPILLFYGFLITVVLKLTKHQKLDKKSIHFNIIPLLIMVALGLIFGIMNISLPEGLAQFSESFGSMAVPLILFCMGLSISIKSSLRSALPLLPFLVVRFVVWIAATAILFQLPWFDETSRKVLIINVMAPLGVSIMVISDMFGLDTDFIANSITISTLIFLFFLPFLFYFW; encoded by the coding sequence ATGAGCGACCTTATACCAGCATTAGTAGCCCTATTCCTTCCTATTTTCCTTGGTCTATTGTGCCGAAATGGCAATTTCATAGATCCTTCCCACCGGATCTATATTCAGCAGTTTGCTGTCAGAGTGACCATCCCATTTATGGTCTTTAATTCATTAATAGTGATGGATTTGAAAACCGCCGGTCAATTTTTACCCATGTCTCTCGGTTTTTTCCTATTTCTCGGCATTGTCTGGCTCATTTCCTGGGGTATCCTTACATTCCTGGCACCCAAAAGTAGATGGGTTAATAAATATAAAGCCGAATTGTTTATGTTAGCCATTTCCGGAAATATAGGCTACATCTGTTGGAAACTCCATGAGCTTCTCATCGGAGCAGACGGCCTCCAAAGAGGGATTTTTTATACCTCATTTTTTTGGCCTATTCTGCTGTTCTATGGCTTTTTAATCACCGTTGTACTGAAACTAACTAAGCATCAAAAGTTAGATAAGAAGAGTATTCACTTTAATATTATTCCTCTCTTGATAATGGTTGCCTTAGGACTGATCTTCGGTATTATGAATATATCCTTGCCTGAAGGACTGGCCCAATTTTCTGAAAGCTTTGGGTCCATGGCGGTTCCACTTATCCTGTTCTGTATGGGTCTATCAATCTCCATCAAAAGCTCATTACGTTCTGCTCTTCCTCTCCTTCCATTCCTAGTGGTGCGCTTTGTTGTCTGGATTGCCGCTACAGCAATTCTATTTCAACTCCCTTGGTTTGATGAAACCTCCCGCAAAGTTTTGATCATCAATGTCATGGCCCCCCTGGGAGTGTCCATCATGGTAATCAGCGACATGTTTGGACTGGATACCGACTTCATAGCCAACTCCATCACGATCTCAACGCTGATTTTCCTGTTTTTCCTGCCATTTTTATTTTATTTCTGGTAA